Proteins encoded within one genomic window of Triticum aestivum cultivar Chinese Spring chromosome 2D, IWGSC CS RefSeq v2.1, whole genome shotgun sequence:
- the LOC123052128 gene encoding acidic leucine-rich nuclear phosphoprotein 32-related protein 1 isoform X1 translates to MDEAWERAVEAALHTAGEGSSSPARSLTLDGAVKCMHGRLPAPEILERHQSLEHLSIAGVGVASLAGFPRLRNLTRLTLSDNRIAGGLEHLVEAGLGSLRDLDLSNNRIQDVDDLAPLARLRLVSLDLYECPVTRVKDYRSRVFGLIRTLKYLDKMDADENERPESDDDDDDGDGEGDGEEEDDDDDDDDEDPGSGEVANGGASHSRGSVAPRPVEVNGVIDVDEDESEADEVVPNGGAEHHHRANGFRVAAVGVAPDEDDEDVEDDDDDADEEYEEEEDLGEEIDEEGDEDDTVVEVLDVPSSDDEEDGIDEDDDDEEEVEDDGDGEEAEPESSGRVAMAVGGVGEEIDGHEQGEGDDEDENGEIGEEDEERLEDSRVYEEDNDDDDADDEDEDTEYLVQPIVTPQAMAVGSPGDFDIADPDDVDEDRDEVDDDDDEGGKDQPSSSQGIKRKRDDDPSGSGSDDEDDDTDDRPFKHQ, encoded by the exons ATGGACGAGGCGTGGGAgagggcggtggaggcggcgctCCACACCGCCGGCGAggggagctcgtcgccggcgaggagcCTGACCCTCGACGGCGCCGTCAAGTGCATGCACGGGCGCTTGCCGGCGCCGGAGATACTGGAGCGCCACCAGAGCCTGGAGCACCTCTCGATCGCCGGCGTCGGGGTCGCGTCGCTCGCGGGGTTCCCCCGCCTGCGGAACCTCACGCGCCTGACGCTCTCCGACAACCGCATCGCCGGCGGCCTCGAGCACCTCGTCGAGGCGGGGCTCGGGTCGCTGCGCGACCTCGACCTCAGCAACAATCGCATCCAAGATGTGGACGACCTCGCGCCGCTCGCCCGCCTCCGCCTCGTCTCGCTCGACCTCTACGAGTGCCCCGTCACGCGGGTCAAGGACTACAGATCCAGGGTGTTCGGGTTGATCCGGACTCTCAAGTACCTCGACAAGATGGACGCCGACGAGAACGAGCGCCCGGagtcggacgacgacgacgacgacggggacggcgaaggtgatggcgaggaagaagatgatgatgacgacgacgatgacgaggatcCTGGAAGCGGCGAGGTGGCAAACGGGGGCGCCTCGCACTCGCGAGGTAGCGTCGCACCGCGCCCGGTGGAGGTGAATGGGGTGATcgatgtggatgaggatgagagCGAGGCCGACGAGGTCGTGCCCAATGGGGGAGCCGAGCACCACCACAGGGCCAACGGGTTCAGGGTTGCAGCGGTTGGGGTAGCCCCTGATGAGGATGATGAAGACGtggaggatgacgacgacgatgcaGACGAAGagtatgaggaggaggaggatttgGGAGAGGAGATCGATGAGGAGGGTGATGAAGATGACACTGTTGTCGAGGTACTTGACGTGCCCAGtagtgatgatgaggaggatggcatcgatgaggatgatgatgatgaggaggaggttgaggaTGATGGTGATGGTGAGGAGGCTGAGCCAGAGAGTAGTGGGAGGGTTGCTATGGCGGTGGGGGGCGTTGGAGAAGAGATCGATGGACATGAGCAAGGTGAAggtgatgatgaggatgagaaTGGTGAGATTGGAGAGGAAGACGAGGAAAGATTGGAGGATAGTAGGGTTTATGAGGAGGACAACgatgatgacgatgctgatgatgag GATGAAGACACAGAATATCTTGTTCAACCAATTGTGACGCCCCAAGCCATGGCTGTTGGAAGTCCAGGGGACTTTGATATCGCTGACCCGGATGATGTCGATGAAGACAGAGATGAggtcgatgatgatgacgacgagggtGGCAAAGACCAGCCGTCGTCCTCGCAGGGTATCAAGCGGAAGAGGGATGATGACCCATCAGGCAGCGGCAGcgacgatgaggatgatgatactgatgaccgGCCGTTCAAGCACCAGTGA
- the LOC123052128 gene encoding acidic leucine-rich nuclear phosphoprotein 32-related protein 1 isoform X2 has protein sequence MDEAWERAVEAALHTAGEGSSSPARSLTLDGAVKCMHGRLPAPEILERHQSLEHLSIAGVGVASLAGFPRLRNLTRLTLSDNRIAGGLEHLVEAGLGSLRDLDLSNNRIQDVDDLAPLARLRLVSLDLYECPVTRVKDYRSRVFGLIRTLKYLDKMDADENERPESDDDDDDGDGEGDGEEEDDDDDDDDEDPGSGEVANGGASHSRGSVAPRPVEVNGVIDVDEDESEADEVVPNGGAEHHHRANGFRVAAVGVAPDEDDEDVEDDDDDADEEYEEEEDLGEEIDEEGDEDDTVVEVLDVPSSDDEEDGIDEDDDDEEEVEDDGDGEEAEPESSGRVAMAVGGVGEEIDGHEQGEGDDEDENGEIGEEDEERLEDSRVYEEDNDDDDADDEVYFNCG, from the exons ATGGACGAGGCGTGGGAgagggcggtggaggcggcgctCCACACCGCCGGCGAggggagctcgtcgccggcgaggagcCTGACCCTCGACGGCGCCGTCAAGTGCATGCACGGGCGCTTGCCGGCGCCGGAGATACTGGAGCGCCACCAGAGCCTGGAGCACCTCTCGATCGCCGGCGTCGGGGTCGCGTCGCTCGCGGGGTTCCCCCGCCTGCGGAACCTCACGCGCCTGACGCTCTCCGACAACCGCATCGCCGGCGGCCTCGAGCACCTCGTCGAGGCGGGGCTCGGGTCGCTGCGCGACCTCGACCTCAGCAACAATCGCATCCAAGATGTGGACGACCTCGCGCCGCTCGCCCGCCTCCGCCTCGTCTCGCTCGACCTCTACGAGTGCCCCGTCACGCGGGTCAAGGACTACAGATCCAGGGTGTTCGGGTTGATCCGGACTCTCAAGTACCTCGACAAGATGGACGCCGACGAGAACGAGCGCCCGGagtcggacgacgacgacgacgacggggacggcgaaggtgatggcgaggaagaagatgatgatgacgacgacgatgacgaggatcCTGGAAGCGGCGAGGTGGCAAACGGGGGCGCCTCGCACTCGCGAGGTAGCGTCGCACCGCGCCCGGTGGAGGTGAATGGGGTGATcgatgtggatgaggatgagagCGAGGCCGACGAGGTCGTGCCCAATGGGGGAGCCGAGCACCACCACAGGGCCAACGGGTTCAGGGTTGCAGCGGTTGGGGTAGCCCCTGATGAGGATGATGAAGACGtggaggatgacgacgacgatgcaGACGAAGagtatgaggaggaggaggatttgGGAGAGGAGATCGATGAGGAGGGTGATGAAGATGACACTGTTGTCGAGGTACTTGACGTGCCCAGtagtgatgatgaggaggatggcatcgatgaggatgatgatgatgaggaggaggttgaggaTGATGGTGATGGTGAGGAGGCTGAGCCAGAGAGTAGTGGGAGGGTTGCTATGGCGGTGGGGGGCGTTGGAGAAGAGATCGATGGACATGAGCAAGGTGAAggtgatgatgaggatgagaaTGGTGAGATTGGAGAGGAAGACGAGGAAAGATTGGAGGATAGTAGGGTTTATGAGGAGGACAACgatgatgacgatgctgatgatgag GTATATTTCAACTGTGGCTAG